The genomic region GGGATAACGCGTCGGGCGGCCGTGCGTCTCCCAGACCGTCCCCCGAAAATCCGAAGGCTTTTGTCCCGGCGGCAACGGCTGCGTATGCCAGCCCCAATCCGACATCGTGTTGAACCCTACGAACGTTTGCAGCCCCGTAATGTCGGCGCCGAACGCGAAGCTCCCGTTGCCGACTTGCAGCGGACTGCGTGTGCTGAGCTGTGTTCGCCGGACATTATGACGCGTGATCAGAGCGCGTCGATCAATCGCGTTCGGAGCGAGATTCGTTTGTGGAGCATTGCGTTCGAAAGACGAGGAGTAGGGGACCGCGGCGCTCAGCCCCAGCAGCAGAAATGACCTTCGGTTTAACATCTCGAGTCTCAACCTCTCGTTCCGATCGAATGGACAATCATACCATTGTCCCGTTCCGCGCCGTGAGGACAGTCTTGCCTCAGTGATAGCACAAAATTGACATCGCCATCGTGGAGCCCTATAATAGGAGGATGCGCGGCGTGAGAATGTTTCACCTGTCGAAGGAAGATTTTTTTGGCGATGAAGGGGCGCGTCTCTTTGTGAGTGATCCCGTCATGGAGGGAAACAACTACGCGCACGACCATGACTTTTTGGAGATTGTGCTTGTCGCCAGCGGAACGGGCGCGCATATCTCGATCCATGGCGCCCAGACGCTGAAGCGCGGTGATCTGTTTGTCCTGCGGCTGGGGGCATGGCATGAATATCTCGACTGCCAGCATCTGCATGTCTACAACTGCTGCTGCGCGCCGCAATTTCTGCGGCGCGACCTTGCGCTGCTGGGGGACGATCCGGCAGTCTCTCGGCTCTTGTGGCTGGAGCCGCTCGCGCCGCGAGTGCGCGGCGTTCTGCATTGCACGCTGACTGAGGAGCAAACACAGCGCGCCGTGGCGTATTTGAACCCGCTGTCGCATTTTCTGAACGAGTCGTTCACCGTGCGCGCGGGACGCCTTTTAGTACTGCTGGGCTACTTAGGACAGTGCGTCTACCCAAACGAACGCGACCGAAAGGGCGGGCTGCACGCCGCCGTGCGCGAGGGAATACAGCAGATGGAAGATTCCTGTGATGAAGAGTGGGATCTTACTCGCCTGGCCGAACTCACACGGCTGAATCCGTCCTACTTAACACGGTTGTTCAAAGCCGCCACGGGACGATCGCCGATGCAGTATTTGACTCGGCATCGGGCGGAGCTCGCCGCCAGCCTTTTGGTCGCCACCGACCATCCCATCGGCGAAATCGGCGCGCGAGTCGGGTGGCGAGATCCCAACTATTTTGCGCGCCGGTTCAAGGCAGTGTTCGGGGTGACGCCCAGCGCCTATCGGTCTCATCAGGCGGCGCAATCGATGGATGCGCCCCAGCGGAAACGAGGCCCTCAGAGTGTCACGACAAATGGCTCCTCCTTACCCTTCTCTGGCGATACTGGGGTATAATCGCCGTAATCCACCTCGTCACGCGTGAGAAACATGTTAGACACCACACAACGCTTCCATCGCCCCGCCCTCGCCCGGATCGCCGCCGCCGCGGTTCTGTTTGGAGGGATTTCGCTGGCCTCCGGCTGCAAAATGCCGTTTCATCTGCACAGAGAAGCGAAAGTCGCCGCGCCGCCCAAGCCCGTCGCGCCTCAGCAAACGGCGATGCTTCCGCTCGATCTGACAAAGGTGCAGCCGAACGAAGCCGGTATGGTCCCGATCTTGGAGTACCACGATCTGGTCGCCTCCAGTAAAGTATCTGGCTATCAATACCCGGCCGCCTCGTTCCGTCAGGACATGGAGTGGCTGTACGCGCACAACTACCGCCCGATCAGCCTATCCGAATATGTCCAGGGACGCATCGACTGCCCCGCCGGGATGTCGCCCGTGATCCTGACATTCGACGATGCGCTCAAAGGCCAGTTCTACTATACGCCGGACGGCAAGATCGACCCCAACTGCGCCGTCGGCATTCTGGACGACATGCATGCGCGCCACCCCGATTGGCCGCAGAAGGGCACATTTTTCGTCCTGACCAACGGCGATCCCAAGCTGCCGCCGGCCTTCTATCAGGCCCAGTACGCTCAGGGCAAGATGGATTACCTCGTGAAGGAAGGGTACGAGATCGGAAACCACACGATCCACCACCTCGCGGGCATTCGCCACTGGCCGGACACCAAGGTGGAAGCCGAGTTCGCCGGCGCCGTCAAAAATATTCAGGCGATGCTGCCCAATTATGACGTCAACACGCTCGCGCTGCCGTTCGGCGTTTACCCCAAGAACCAGAAGCTCGTCATCAGCGGCGAAAGCGACGGCATGAAGTACCACAACCTCTGCGCCCTCCTCGCTGGCGCCGCTCCGGTGCGTTCGCCCATGGATAAGGACTTCAACCCCTATCGCATGCAGCGTATCATTCCGGGGACGGAGAAGTTTGCGATGAAGTACTGGCTGGACTGGCTCGAAAAGAACAAATCCGAAAAGTTCGTCAGCGACGGCGACCCGAACACGTTCACGGTCAACACCATCTCGTCCGGCAAGCTGGACCCCGCGAAGATCGCGAAGAACCACTTCCACCTGCGGACATACAACGGGACGACGGTGGCTTCGTCGAAGTAGAGACCTATTTCCGCGTTTCGCGCGCCTCTGGGCAAACCCACCCCGGCCCTTCGGGCCACCCCTCCCGCCGACGGGAAGGGTGATTTCAGAGCGTGTTATCGCAGGCGACTTTCGTACGAGGCAATCCTACAAACCCTTCCCGTCGGCGGGAGGGGTGGCCCGAAGGGCCGGGGTGGGTTTGCCCAGGAGCGCGGCTGGGTTTGCCTGGGAGAACTCAGCCTCAGAGCCCAGAGTTGCTTTGCCAGAACTCTCAGGAAAAACTTTCGTGCGCGGTTGACAACCCCATTTTCACCCGGTATAATATCTGCCACAACTGAATTGAAATGTGTTGACGAGGACAATGTTACTGCTCGGAGCTTTCAGAGAGCCGTCGCTTGGTGCGAGACGGCAGCGAAGCGCAGTGAATCTCCCCTCCGAGCAGGCTGTTTGAAAATATGCGCTCGCGCAGATGATTAGGATGGCACGGGGTCGCCCGTGATAGCGTTCCAAGTGCGGCGTGTATGGCAGGACGGTCTGCGATCTCGTCGAATGAGGGTGGTACCGCGTGAGCTATTAAAAGCCTCTCGTCCCTTACCAGTGGGCGGGGGCTTTTTTGTTTGTCTCCGCCAAGCGTCTAAAAAAGGAACACCACATGAGAGTCAAAGGAAGTCGTGCGCTGCTGGAATCGCTGAAGCGTGAAGGCGTCGACACCATCTTTGGATATCCGGGCGGGGCGGTCATCCCCATCTACGATATGATTTACCAGTTCCCGGACATCCGCCATATCCTCGTTCGCCACGAGCAGGGCGCCGGGCATATGGCCGAAGGATACGCCCTCGCCACCGGTAAGGTCGGCGTTTGTCTGGCGACCTCCGGACCGGGCGCGACGAACCTTGTCACCCCGCTGGCCGACGCGATGATGGACTCGGTCCCGATCGTCGCGATCACCGGACAGGTCCGCTCGAACCTGATCGGCACCGACGCCTTCCAGGAAGCGGACATCACCGGCATCACCATGCCGATCACCAAGCACAACTGGCTGGTGAAGGATGTCAACCAACTGCCAGAGATCGTCGCCGAGGCGTTCCATGTGGCGCGCTCCGGCCGACCCGGCCCGGTTCTGATCGACATTCCGCGCGACGTGTCCGACGCCGAGTTTGAGTACACGCCCGTCGAATCCGTCGATATCCCGACCTACAAGCCGACCACGCGCGGCCACTCCGTGCAGATCAAGCGCGCGGCCGAGTTGATCGACCAGGCCAAAAAGCCGATCCTGTACGTTGGCGGCGGCGCCAACCACGCCTATGCCTTCAATGAAGTGCGTGAACTGGCTGAAAAGATCAATACGCCGGTCACCACGACGCTGAAGGGTCTGGGAGCATTCCCCGAGACTCATCCTTTGTCGCTGGGCATGCTGGGCATGCACGGCACGGCGTACGCCAACTACGCCGTCAGCGAATGCGATCTGCTGATTGCCGTCGGCGCTCGCTTTGACGACCGCGTCACGGGCAAGGTCGCCGAGTGGGTGCCGAACGCGAAGATCATCCACATCGATATCGACCCGGCGGAGATTGGCAAAGTCTTACTGGCCGATGTTCCGATCGTGGGCGATGTCAAGGCGATCTTAACCGAGCTGAATAAGGTCGTGAAGGGCAAGCAGCATCCGGAGTGGGTGTCGCAGATCAACAAGCTGAAGCAGGACTTCCCGCTGCACTACCCCAACGACGGCGTGCTGCACGGTCAGTATGTCATCGAGCAGATTGGCGAAGTGAGCAACCATGACGCGATTTGCGTGACGGACGTCGGCCAGCACCAGATGTGGGCGGCGCAGTTCTTCAAGTGCGAGCGTCCCCGCCAGTTCGTGACCTCGGGCGGCCTGGGAACGATGGGCTTCGGCCTTCCCGCCGCGATCGGCGCGCAGTTCGGCGCTCCCGACAAGCCGGTCTTCTGCGTGACGGGCGACGGTTCGATCCAGATGTGCATCCAGGAGCTGATGGTCGCGACCATCTACAAGCTGCCGATCAAGATCTGTATCCTGAACAACCAGTTCCTCGGCATGGTGCGCCAGTGGCAGGAGCTGTTCCATGAGAACCGCTACTCCTCGGTGGACCTGGAAGCGTCCCCGGACTTCGTCAAGCTCGCCGAAGCTTACGGCGCGCATGCGATCCGCTGCTTCAAGCCGTCGGGCGTCCGCGCCGCGCTGGAAGAGGCGATGAGCATCACCGACCGGCCGACCGTGCTGGACTTCCGTATCTCCAAGGAAGAGAACGTCTACCCGATGATCCCGAGCGGCGGCACCATCCACCAGATGGTCGTGCAGCGCCCGCCGGACATGGTTCCGCTGGACAGCTATATCGCCAGCGAGACTTACATGGGCGAGGACGATCAAGCCACGCAGGAAGAAAAGGAGACCGTGCCCGTTCCGCGCGCAAAGTAGCGCCTCGAACGGCCGCCTCTCAAAATTAAGAGCGGACCGGAAAAGCCATGACGCAAACACAGCAACATACCATCAGCGTTCTCGTGGAGAACAAGCCCGGCGTCCTCGCGCGCGTCGCTCTTCTGTTTTCGCGCCGGGGCTACAACATCGAAAGCCTCGCGGTCAGCATCACGGAGAACCCGTCGATTTCGCGTATGACGGTCGTCGTCAATGGCGACGAGCAGGAAGTCGAACAGATCACCAAGCAGCTGCACAAGCTGATCGATGTCAGCAAGGTCCAGGACTATATCGACGTTCCGATCATCGCCCGCGAGCTGGCCTTGATCAAGGTGAACGCCGAGGTCAACAACCGCACGGCGATCCTGCAATTGGTGGAGATCTTCCGTGGCCGTGTCATCGATATGTCGGACAAGACGTTCGTCATTGAAGTGACGGGCGGCAACGACAAGATCGACGCCCTGGAGAAACTGCTGGAGCCGTATGGCATCCGCGAGCTGGTCCGCACGGGCCGCATCGCGATGGCGCGCGGCGTCCGGGGTATGTAAATCGTTCAGCCATTTTCACTGGGTGGCATGCCTGCGCAGAACCGCCGGCATGCCACCCGGGGAAATTGCCGAATAGATGTAGTCGGGAGGCCGCTTGAAAGAGCTGATCACGATCCATCAGGCGAATCTGCTAATGCTGGCGCTGCTGATCGCCGCGCCGGCGATCGGCGTGATGTGGGGCGGCGCCGTCAAGAAGATCGGGCGCGGCGCTCTTGTCGGTCTCTTGATCGGCGCTGGAAACTACGCGCTCTGGACGGTGTACAACGCCATCACGGATCGATTGGGGCTGGATACGGTCAAAAACCTCGTGACCAATCTCGCGCTCTTTATCGCTGTCGGCGCGGCGGCGGGTTTCGCCGCCGCCTGGTTTGGACGTCGACGAACGGACTCCAACCCATAATTTCGCAAGTTTTTCGGACGTTTGACGAATTTCACTAGGAGAATATCATAACATGGCCGCAAAGGTTTATTACGAGAACGACGCCGACTCGACACTCTTGAACGGCAAGAAGATCGCCGTCATCGGCTACGGCTCCCAGGGCCACGCGCATTCGCTGAACCTCAAAGACAGCGGATTCGACGTGCGCGTCGGACTTCGCGAGGGCTCCAAGTCCTGGGCGAAGGCGACCGAGGCCGGCCTGTCGGTGAAGACAGTCGCCGAAGCCGCGAAGGAAGCCGACATCATCATGATCCTCATCAACGATGAGTACCAGGGCGATGTTTACCGCGAGAGCATCGCGCCGTATGTCGAAGAGGGCAACGCGCTCGTCTTCGGCCATGGCTTCAACATCCACTTCGGCCAGATCAAGGCGCCGAAGGGTGTGGACGTCTTCATGGTCGCCCCGAAAGGCCCCGGTCACCTCGTGCGCCGCACCTACCAGGAAGGCAAGGGCGTTCCGGCGCTGATCGCCGTCCACCAGGACGCAACGGGCAACGCTCGCGCTCTGGCTCTGGCCTGGGCGAAGGGCATCGGCGGCACGCGCGGCGGCGTCTTGGAGACTACCTTCCGCGAAGAAACTGAAACCGACCTTTTCGGTGAGCAGGCTGTCCTTTGCGGCGGCGCGACCGCGCTGGTCAAAGCCGGCTTCGAGACCCTGGTGAACGCCGGCTACCAGCCGGAGATCGCTTACTTCGAGTGTCTGCACGAGCTGAAGCTGATCGTCGACCTGCTGTACGAAGCGGGCATCGCCGGCATGCGCTACTCGATCTCGGACACCGCCCAGTACGGCGATATGACCCGCGGCCCGCGCATCGTCACCGACGCCACCAAGGCCGAGATGGTCCAGATCCTCAAGGAGATCCAGACCGGACAGTTCGCCAAGGAATGGATCCTGGAGAACAAGGCCAACCGCCCATCGTTCAACGCGCTCGCGGCGATCGATCAAGAGTCCCAGCTGGAAGCCGTTGGCAAGCAGCTGCGCGGCCTGATGTCCTGGGTCAAGAAGACGGACGTCGTCGAAGCGACGGAGTAGGGGAGCGGCCCCAAGAGCTATCCTTACGCCGGTCGTTCTGCATAAGAACGGCCGGCGGTTAAAACCGCGCCTAGAAGTGCGCCAAAGTCCACCTCCGTGGACTCAATGCCAATTTTCGGTAGTCAAGACACTCGGATTGAGGCATTTAACCTGCGCAGGCAGGTTTTGGCGCTCTTCTAGGCGCGGTTTCAACCGCCGGCCGTTCTGGCTAGCGCGGGGGGATGGGGCGAATTTTTCGGAGGCAACATTCGATGTCGAACAACCAAGTCCAAATTTTTGATACGACGCTGCGGGACGGCGAGCAGTCGCCGGGCGCATCGCTCAATATTGACGAGAAGGTGGAGATCGCCCGCCAGCTCGAACGGCTCGGTGTGGACATCATCGAGGCCGGCTTCCCGATTTCCAGCCCCGGCGATTTCGAGGCTGTTCGTCGCGTCGCGGCGACGGTGAGCGATCGGATTACGATTTGCGGTCTGACGCGCGCGGTGCCTAAGGATATCGATGTGGCCTGGGACGCTTTGAAGGGCGCCAAGCGGCCGCGCATCCATACGGGACTGGGCGTCAGCGACAACCATTTGCAGCACAAGCTGAAGAAGACGCGCGAGCAGGCGATGGAGATCGGCGTCAACGCCGTCAAGTACGCCAAGTCTCTCGGCTGTGAAGATATTGAATATTTTACGGAAGACAGCGGCCGCGCCGATAAAGAGTACTTGTATCGCGTCATCGAAGCCGTGATCAAGGCCGGCGCCACGGTCATCAATATTCCAGACACCACGGGCTATATGTCGCCCGAAGAGTACGGCGCGCTGTTCGCGGGCGTCCTGAACCACGTTCCTGGGTCAGAGAATATTATTCTCTCGGCGCACTGCCACAACGACCTGGGGATGGCGACCGCCAATTCCCTGGCGGCGGTGAAGGCGGGCGCGCGGCAGGTGGAGTGCACCATCAACGGCATCGGAGAGCGCGCGGGCAACACGTCGCTGGAAGAAGTCGTGATGGCGCTGCATACGCGCCGCGATATTTATCAGGTCCAGTCGAACATTGTGACGACGGAGATCTATAAGACGTCGCGTCTGGTCTCGACGCTGACGGGGATCCTGGTCCAGCCCAACAAGGCGATTGTCGGGGCGAACGCCTTCGCGCACTCGTCGGGCATCCACCAGGACGGCATTCTCAAGCAGCGCGACACCTATGAGATTATCGATCCGGCCACCGTTGGCATCAGCGAAAGCAAGATTATCCTTTCGGCGCGCTCTGGCCGCCACGCGCTGCGCGACCGCCTGTCGAAACTGGGGCATGAGTTCCCGAATGACACTGATTTCGAGCGTGTATACGCCCGCTTCCTGAACGTTGCGGACAGCAAAAAGGTCGTTTACGACGAAGATTTGGACGCGATCGTGTCCGACGAGACCTCCACCGCGCCGCAGGCGTTCGAGCTGGTGCAGGTCCAGGTCTCCTGCGGCGATCACGCGATTCCCACGGCGACCGTCAAGCTGCGCAACGCCGAAAAGGCGATCCTGCTCGACGCCGATACCGGCAACGGTCCCGTCGACGCCATCTATCGCGCCATCAATCGCATCGTCCAGGTGCCGAACGATCTGATCGAGTACACCGTTCAGAGCGTTACCGAGGGCATTGACGCGATGGCCGATGTGACCATTCGGATCAAGGCCGAAGGCGACATGATCTATACGGGACATTCGGCGCACACGGACATCTTTGTCGCTTCGACCAAGGCGTACCTTCAGGCGCTGAACAAGCAGATCGCGCGCGTTTCGGGCCGCAAACAGGAAGAGCGCATTCTGGAGCATGTGTAATTGATTCGCGAGACGATCATCCGGTCGGCGGTCGTGGACGATATCCCGACGATCGTCTCGCTCTGGCGCATGCTTCAGGAAACCAATGCGCTGCACGACCCTTATCTAACGCCCGGCGACGGCGCGGAAGACTGGTTTCGTGAGTATCTCAAGGCGCAGATGAACGGCGCCCTGGGGATCTTCGTGGCGCTGCGCGACGGCGAGATCGTCGGCTACACCTTCGGACAGATCGTCCAGCGCCCAACGCTCGCCGCCGGCGAATGCGGCTACGTCGCCGACCTTTGCGTCCGGCCGGACGCGCGCGGACTTGGCCTCGGCCGGCGTTTGTATGAGCGCCTGCGTCTTTGGTTTCATGAGAACGGCGTGCACAGCATCGAAGTGCAGGTCGTGCGCGCCAACCCGGCGTCGCAGGCGTTCTGGCGCAAGATGGGCTTCGGCGAATTTTTGAAAACGCTTCGAACCGAAATTTAACCACTCAAGGAAACGATAGATATGGCGAAGATAGCAGTTTTGGCGGGCGACGGGATCGGCCCGGAGATCATTGCCGAAGGTCTGAAGGTCCTGAAAGCCGTTGCGCCGCAGCATGGCCAGGACCTGGAGTTCACTGAGGCGCTTGTGGGCGGCGCCGCCTACGACGCCACCGGCCACCCGCTGCCGCCGGAGACGCTGGAGCTGGTGCAGAACTCCGACGCCATCTTCTTCGGCGCCGTCGGCGGTCCGAAGTACGATGTGATCCCGGACCCGAACATGCGTCCCGAGCGCGGCGCCCTGCTGCCCCTGCGCAAGAAGCTGGGCCTGTACGCCAACCTGCGCCCCTGCATCCTGTACTCGGCCCTCTCTTCGGCCTGCCCGCTGCGCGCGGATCTGGTGGAAGGCGGCTTCGACATTCTGGTCGTTCGCGAACTGACCGGCGGCCTCTACTTCGGCCAGCCCAAGAGCTGGGAAGGCGACAACGCCATCGACACCTGCCTTTACAGCCGCGAAGAGATCACCCGGATTCTGCACGTCGCGTTCAAAGCCGCGCAAAAACGACCAAACAAGCGCGTCGTCAGCGTCGATAAAGCCAACGTCCTGGAAACCTCTCGCCTCTGGCGCGACACGGCCACCAAAGTCGCCGCTGAGTATCCCGACGTCGAACTCTCGCACCAGCTCGTCGACGCCACCGCTATGGACCTCGTCCGCCGCCCGCAGTCCTTCGACGTCATCGTGACCGAGAACCTCTTCGGCGACATCCTGAGCGACGAAGCCGCCCAGCTCACCGGCTCCCTCGGCATGCTTCCCTCCGCCTCCCTCGGCCAGGGAACCTTCGGCCTCTACGAACCCAGCCACGGCAGCGCCCCCGACATCGCCGGCACCGGAAAAGCCAACCCCCTCGCCACGATCCTCAGCGCCGCCCTTCTGCTCCGCTACTCCCTTGGCGCCGAAGCCGCCGCGCTGCAAATCGAGAAAGCCGTCGAGATCGTCCTCAACGCCGGCCACCGCACTGGCGACATCGCCGAGACGCCGGACACGAAGATTGTTACTTGTACCGAGATGGGTGATTTGGTCGTCGCGGCGCTGTAGCTTTCTTCTTCGTACCGGCCATTTATGGCCGGTACGTATTGGTTGTCGGCGAGGACAAACCGTATGCAAAAAGTCGAAGCCATTATCCGGCCGATGAAGCTGGATCAGGTGAAGGAAGCGCTGGAGGATATCGGGGTGGTCGGCATGACTGTCTCGGATGTGCGCGGCTATGGACACCAGCGCGGGCATACGGAGAAGTATCGCGGCAACACCTATGTGGTAAACTTACTGCCTAAGATCAAGCTGGAGCTGGTGGTGAGCGACGATGTGGCGGAAGCCGTCGTCGCGGCGATTGAGGAGGCGGCGCAGACAGGGGAGATCGGGGATGGGAAGATCTTCGTTTATCCCGTGGAGCGCGCGATCCGGATCCGCACCGGCGAAGAAGGCGAGACGGCGATTTAGTATGGACATGACACACACGACACACCTTGTTATTGGGATCGCGATTTCCGCGGGCATCATGATTATCTGCCCGGCCGGGTGACACGCTGCGCGCGCCTCCCCGGCCGGGATATCGGCTTGTGGCGGCGCGCATTTTTTGTTTTACACCCGAATAAGGAAGATCCAATGACGGCAAACTCCTCCTCTCGAAAGATCGACATTTATGATACGACCCTGCGCGACGGTTCGCAGGGCGAAGGCATCTCGTTTAGCGTCGAAGACAAAGTCAAGATCGCGAAGCGGCTGGACGCGTTTGGCGTGGACTACATCGAAGGCGGATGGCCGGGGAGCAATCCCAAGGACATCGAGTTCTTCGACCGCATGAAGTCGATCCCCCTGAAGCACGCCAAGCTCGCAGCCTTCGGCAGCACGCGCCGTCCAACCACGACGGCGGAGACCGACCCGATGCTCCAGCAGCTTTTGGACGCGCAAACTCCGGTCATCACGTTTGTCGGCAAGAGCTGGGATTTCCATGTCACGGAAGCGCTGCGCATCCCCCTCGAAACCAATCTGGAGATGATCGCGGACACGACGCGCTATCTGAAGTCCAAGGGCAAGGAAGTCATCTACGACGCCGAACACTTCTTCGACGGCTATAAGCGCAATCCCGAGTATACATCGAAGTGCGTCGCGGCGGCGCTGGACGCCGGCTGCGATGTGGTCGCGCTCTGCGACACCAACGGCGGCACGCTGCCCAATGAAATCTCCAAGATCGTTTCCGAGATCGGCGCGCGCTTTCCATACGGCAAATTCGCCATCCATACGCATAATGACGCCGAGTGCGGTGTGGCGAACAGCCTTGCGGCGATTGAAGTCGGCGCAATCCAAGTGCAGGGAACGATCAATGGGCTGGGGGAGCGGACGGGCAACGCGAACCTCACCAGCATCGTCCCGAGCCTGGGCTTGAAGCTGGGCTATACGCTTTCCTGCATGCCGCGCATGAAGGAGCTCGCCGAGCTGTCCAACTTTATCGACGAGATCGCGAACGTTCCGCCCAAAACCTGGGCGGCGTATGTCGGACGCAGCGCCTTCGCGCATAAAGCGGGTCTGCACGTGGACGCCATGCGCAAGAATTCGGAGACCTACGAGCACATCGATCCGATATTGGTCGGCAACGAGCGGCGTATCTTAGTCAGCGAGCACAGCGGCGCCTCAACCATTCTGGAGAAAGTCCAGCGCGACAATTCCGATCTGCGCAAGGACAGTCCCGAGACGAAAGAGATCCTGAAGCAAGTCGCGCGCCTGGAGCACGAGGGCTACTCGTTCGAAGGCGCCGAGGCCAGCTTTGAACTGCTGGTGAAGAAGGCGACGGGCAATTATCGCTCGCTGTTCGAACTGACGGGATACCGGGTGATCGTGGAGCGGCGCGGCGGCGACAAGGAAGCGATCACCGAAGCGACCGTCAAGCTGCGCGTGAACGACCAGGAAGTGCTGACTGTTGCGGAAGGCGACGGTCCCGTGAACGCCTTGGACAGCGCGCTACGCAAAGCGCTCGCCGAGCACTATCCCGACCTGGCCGATATTCGCCTGACCGATTTCAAAGTCCGCGTGGTCAACGCCAAAGAAGGCGCCGCCGCCAAGGTCCGCGCGATCGTGGATAGCGCCGACTCCTCGGACACCTGGAGCACGATCGGCGTCTCGACCAATATTATCGACGCCAGCTGGCACGCACTGGTGGACAGCATCGAATACGGACTTCTGCGCGAGAGCGCCCGCGCCGGCGAATAAGCCGCCGTAATCCCTCTCAGCCCCGCAGAATGGTCTGCGGGGCTGATTTTGTATCGAGGGCGTTTTTTAAGGACAAATCATGAGCAAAGATTCGCTGGGCGACCGCATGAAGGGCTACTACGAAAACCGAACGCGGGTTTATCTGCCGCGCCGGACATACACCATTCTTCGCGTGGACGGCAAGAGCTTTCACACTTATACGCGCGACTGTGAGCGGCCCTTCGACACGCGTCTGATGGAGGATATGGACCAGACGGCGCTGGCGCTTTGTAAGGGAATCGAAGGCGCACAATTTGCCTATGTGCAGTCCGATGAGATCAGCGTTCTTCTCACGGATTTTGGGCAATTACAGACGCAGGCTTGGTTTGACGGCAACGTGCAGAAGCTCGCGTCGATCTCCGCATCCATGGCCGCCGCGCATTTCAACGCCGCGCGCTGGCGCCGTCTGGCGTCCGCCGGCGGCGACGATCCGCTGGCCGGCGCTCCGATTGCCTACTTCGACAGCCGCGCATTCACGATCCCCGATCCCGTGGAGGTGGAGAACTACTTCGTCTGGCGCGGGCAGGACGCTACTCGTAACTCCATCTCGATGACCGCGCACGCAAATTTCGACCATGATCTGCTGCAAGGAAGGACATCGGATGAGCTCCAGGAGCTGCTGTGGAAGCACAAAGGGATCAATTGGAACGATA from Capsulimonas corticalis harbors:
- a CDS encoding polysaccharide deacetylase family protein, with product MLDTTQRFHRPALARIAAAAVLFGGISLASGCKMPFHLHREAKVAAPPKPVAPQQTAMLPLDLTKVQPNEAGMVPILEYHDLVASSKVSGYQYPAASFRQDMEWLYAHNYRPISLSEYVQGRIDCPAGMSPVILTFDDALKGQFYYTPDGKIDPNCAVGILDDMHARHPDWPQKGTFFVLTNGDPKLPPAFYQAQYAQGKMDYLVKEGYEIGNHTIHHLAGIRHWPDTKVEAEFAGAVKNIQAMLPNYDVNTLALPFGVYPKNQKLVISGESDGMKYHNLCALLAGAAPVRSPMDKDFNPYRMQRIIPGTEKFAMKYWLDWLEKNKSEKFVSDGDPNTFTVNTISSGKLDPAKIAKNHFHLRTYNGTTVASSK
- a CDS encoding AraC family transcriptional regulator; the protein is MFHLSKEDFFGDEGARLFVSDPVMEGNNYAHDHDFLEIVLVASGTGAHISIHGAQTLKRGDLFVLRLGAWHEYLDCQHLHVYNCCCAPQFLRRDLALLGDDPAVSRLLWLEPLAPRVRGVLHCTLTEEQTQRAVAYLNPLSHFLNESFTVRAGRLLVLLGYLGQCVYPNERDRKGGLHAAVREGIQQMEDSCDEEWDLTRLAELTRLNPSYLTRLFKAATGRSPMQYLTRHRAELAASLLVATDHPIGEIGARVGWRDPNYFARRFKAVFGVTPSAYRSHQAAQSMDAPQRKRGPQSVTTNGSSLPFSGDTGV
- a CDS encoding 2-isopropylmalate synthase, with the translated sequence MSNNQVQIFDTTLRDGEQSPGASLNIDEKVEIARQLERLGVDIIEAGFPISSPGDFEAVRRVAATVSDRITICGLTRAVPKDIDVAWDALKGAKRPRIHTGLGVSDNHLQHKLKKTREQAMEIGVNAVKYAKSLGCEDIEYFTEDSGRADKEYLYRVIEAVIKAGATVINIPDTTGYMSPEEYGALFAGVLNHVPGSENIILSAHCHNDLGMATANSLAAVKAGARQVECTINGIGERAGNTSLEEVVMALHTRRDIYQVQSNIVTTEIYKTSRLVSTLTGILVQPNKAIVGANAFAHSSGIHQDGILKQRDTYEIIDPATVGISESKIILSARSGRHALRDRLSKLGHEFPNDTDFERVYARFLNVADSKKVVYDEDLDAIVSDETSTAPQAFELVQVQVSCGDHAIPTATVKLRNAEKAILLDADTGNGPVDAIYRAINRIVQVPNDLIEYTVQSVTEGIDAMADVTIRIKAEGDMIYTGHSAHTDIFVASTKAYLQALNKQIARVSGRKQEERILEHV
- the ilvN gene encoding acetolactate synthase small subunit; this translates as MTQTQQHTISVLVENKPGVLARVALLFSRRGYNIESLAVSITENPSISRMTVVVNGDEQEVEQITKQLHKLIDVSKVQDYIDVPIIARELALIKVNAEVNNRTAILQLVEIFRGRVIDMSDKTFVIEVTGGNDKIDALEKLLEPYGIRELVRTGRIAMARGVRGM
- the ilvC gene encoding ketol-acid reductoisomerase; this encodes MAAKVYYENDADSTLLNGKKIAVIGYGSQGHAHSLNLKDSGFDVRVGLREGSKSWAKATEAGLSVKTVAEAAKEADIIMILINDEYQGDVYRESIAPYVEEGNALVFGHGFNIHFGQIKAPKGVDVFMVAPKGPGHLVRRTYQEGKGVPALIAVHQDATGNARALALAWAKGIGGTRGGVLETTFREETETDLFGEQAVLCGGATALVKAGFETLVNAGYQPEIAYFECLHELKLIVDLLYEAGIAGMRYSISDTAQYGDMTRGPRIVTDATKAEMVQILKEIQTGQFAKEWILENKANRPSFNALAAIDQESQLEAVGKQLRGLMSWVKKTDVVEATE
- the ilvB gene encoding biosynthetic-type acetolactate synthase large subunit — translated: MRVKGSRALLESLKREGVDTIFGYPGGAVIPIYDMIYQFPDIRHILVRHEQGAGHMAEGYALATGKVGVCLATSGPGATNLVTPLADAMMDSVPIVAITGQVRSNLIGTDAFQEADITGITMPITKHNWLVKDVNQLPEIVAEAFHVARSGRPGPVLIDIPRDVSDAEFEYTPVESVDIPTYKPTTRGHSVQIKRAAELIDQAKKPILYVGGGANHAYAFNEVRELAEKINTPVTTTLKGLGAFPETHPLSLGMLGMHGTAYANYAVSECDLLIAVGARFDDRVTGKVAEWVPNAKIIHIDIDPAEIGKVLLADVPIVGDVKAILTELNKVVKGKQHPEWVSQINKLKQDFPLHYPNDGVLHGQYVIEQIGEVSNHDAICVTDVGQHQMWAAQFFKCERPRQFVTSGGLGTMGFGLPAAIGAQFGAPDKPVFCVTGDGSIQMCIQELMVATIYKLPIKICILNNQFLGMVRQWQELFHENRYSSVDLEASPDFVKLAEAYGAHAIRCFKPSGVRAALEEAMSITDRPTVLDFRISKEENVYPMIPSGGTIHQMVVQRPPDMVPLDSYIASETYMGEDDQATQEEKETVPVPRAK